A region of the Hevea brasiliensis isolate MT/VB/25A 57/8 unplaced genomic scaffold, ASM3005281v1 Scaf555, whole genome shotgun sequence genome:
ttttgtttttttatataaatttcagattaaacttttttttttttttgggttgggGGGGGTGGGGTtgggtggtggtggtgggggtGGGGGTGTTGGGTTTTCTTGGAACTTGACCTGCTTGTGCGGTGTTGTGCGCACATGCCAACAGAGAAGGCAATTTGGTTGTCATAGATTTGAATGGAAGAAGGTATATATTAACACTGAAAAGCAGTTTCTCATATGTAGTCTATTTTTAGAAGAAAAACAATCAAGGATTAGTATTATGATCGATCAGTAGCCAGAAAGTAAGTGCAGCACAAACGTTTTGAGTGGCGTGCTACTGCAACATCCTCTatgtgtgtgtgttttttttttttttttcatttttttaaaattttcgaacCTAATTTCCAAAATTTGAATGAATGTTttataaaatgaaaaagaaaaagtgcaGAGTTCAGTTCTGCCTTGTGTAATTCATGTGAAGAGAGGTAATGCTAGTAATAGTTTTTTGTTTTAGAGGAATATTCTTTCtatattatcaaagaaaaatacaaaaatttagcACATCCAAGTTTCGATTAATTGGTTCCTTACGTGGCTTTTGTTCATGAGCGAATAGTTACAGACTTATGAAAATAAAAACTAGCATTTCCTTCTCTATGTTATTGCTGCTATTTGTCTTCCTCCAAATCTGACCAAAATTCCCATCTCTACCTTACGCTTCTCTTTCCTCTCCCACCAATGTCACTTTCCCGGGCGAAAAAGACCAATAGCATGCAGAGGTCTGATTAATTGCGACGCATTACTAGCTACCCCACTTTCTTTAGCTACTTTCTCTGTTGAAGCCAATTTGTGAACATTTCAAGGGTTTTCATGTCGGCTCTGTAATGCTTCTGTGTAAATTCAAGAAGCGTGGCCCATTTAAAATCAGGATATATTCTTGGGTTGCAACTGTCCACCAGTTCGGTTGGAGGAGTTACCATCTTATCACTCTTTGGACTCAGAAAAAAAGCCAGAGATTTCCTTTGTGTCTCACTGTTCACCACGGCTCTATGCAGGCAACTCTTGTATCTCCCATTACAAAGAGCCTGATAAAACAAGGAAACAAAGAAAGCCCACTATCAGAAACATTAACATTTGTCCAAATTTTAACCTTCTCGATTTCCTGAAATTAAATTATCATCTTGATATTATTGTTTACCAACACATCATCATATCATATGAGTATGAGTAGGCGTTCCATATGAAGCTAAAAAACAACTTACCATGAAGGTGTCGCCAATGTTAACGACAAAGGCTTCGAAATTTGGGCTAATTGAACGCCATTCATTGTCTACGAAAACTTGAAGACCGCCCACTCGGTCTTGATGAAGGATTGTTAATGATGTTGGATCGCAATGAGGCCCAGTTCCTAATGTCAGGTCAGGTTTTTGGCATGGAGGATAGTAGTTAAGCCTCATTATGGAATCATTATCTTCGAAAAATTCCCTGAAATGGGCTTTGCTCACTCCTAGGCTCATTCCAAGGAGTTCCATGATTCCCAGTGACAGAGTACTCATAGACTCGCAATAGTCTTGGTACACCTTCCTGGTCACACAAAGATAGAAGAAAACTTGTTCTTTTTAAgtcttcaattttaatttatatataagaaacaaaagaagaggaaTAATCGATCATAATATAGTATCATTGGTCTGGTCTCTGCCTTACCCCAATTCTGCGAAACTTTCACCCATTGTCTTATGGAAATAGTCTTGGACGAGTTTTGCTGAGTTTTCCTCGGCAGAATAGCTAAAAGAAAGCGTTTCTTTCCAAGGAAGCTTAGAGCAAAACCTGCCAGTGAAGCTACTAGCATATCCACAGTGCTCTCCAATTTTCCTCTGAGCTCTTTGCTTCTCTGAGAGTGGCAATTCAAAGAAGTTGTCCATGTAGCGATGGGCATCGGCTATGAGCTGTCGATCGACTCCGTGATTAACAACGAGAAAGAAACCGTGCTTCTGGCATGCCTCGCCTACTAGCTTTGAAGCCTCCATTGCGGCAACAGGGTCACCAGAGAGGAACCCACCCATGTCAATAAGAGGAACAGGGAGTTCTGGTGCATTAACGTTAGGCTTTTCATGGTCTGGCCAAATGAACTGTTGGGGTATGCTGGATTGGTAACTAAGCACTCTGGCATCAAAAACTATAGGTTTCTGATCATCTTTGCATTCTTCTTTAGGATGGTGTTGAGGTATTGATGGCATGGCTTTGATGCAGTCTATTGCCATTGCATTACAATTATTAATTTGCAGTAAATGATATGGAAATTGAGAGAAGGAAAGGTTAATTAGTTATGGGATAGAGGAGTATGAAGAAGAAAAGGAGGGAGAGAAATAAGTTTATGTGAGAGTGAGCTAAGCGTGTTGTGCTAAAAGAAAAGCCAAGACCGCTCTCATCGGGCAGATCGGTGAACAAAAATTGGAATCTTATAGCTCCCTCTCTGGGGTTCGCGTTTCTCTTGTTCTGTTTTTTGCAAGGAGGGCGTCCCAAGAGAGAGCTTTGCAGTTTGAGGTGCTTCTCTATGAGAAAATTAGGTGATGGTCCAATTTACTGGAGTTGTGTCCTTTTTATAGTTGCCAGGGAAGCCTGCCCAATGGCTATTTTTTGGCGTTTCTTGGTGGAGAGAGAATTGCTACTCTCACCTGTGAACTCTTTTCTGTCTTCTATCGTAGGAGAGGACAATGCTTCTTCTGTTCCACCCAGAATCCCAACTTCTTGTACATTAAGTACCTATAAGTAGGCCTATGCCCTACAGCTACAAGTTGAAAGGGGCACTGGATTGAGGATGCAGTCTTCTGTGGAAGCAAGTATGAACAAAGGATACTAGCCGAGCTGATAGTTTTGTTAGTAGCATGCTCTAAATTATATCAtatagtatgtattttgtacatgtcttattaataaaagatattttcatttttgcgtttacataatatatttatgtgtaataaaaaaggtccattgatattttgttaaaaattctattcttaagttgttaaaaatatgagtgacagtatttccattacaaagtatcacaaattggttcacaattgaggatacagACATAGGacttgacttatccagaaagattgtattcatgtttgttcccaatgtatttatatgagatataaataagatggaatggtgagtctcatacaatataacaaacatgataggcacttatgcatgataagtaggccgaaccagtaacatttatgacaagcacatggagtttactcttgtcaatgtattgtcataaatcatatcagtgcatataatctttagacctgaaataacacagttatcttgtatataggtagtttgagtttgatactgctttcatacttgtactgtgtatgggtatatgagcatgtgttggctcctactagttatatatggaggtaggtgttgatcaaaatggaatctgttaccctaagtaaatagggataaaatcctctgttcatttaattgttcttgatgttttaagttcctggccaggatagatagatttaatcagaaaagagtttatgatgagaaaatctttttaatcaagaactggaattaaaagagaacataatattcatagcaaatggggtttgacataaactataactccagctcgaattgggattttataacaaagagattctagtacatggtaacatatgattataggttcatttaaggtaaaccttattactaattgggtggccatggcatgctatgctaggtgttaaccatggtctatgaggtgcataaaatgatttagagaaatcatttatggtaaagagattctagtacatggtaacatatgattataagttcatttaaggtaaaccttattactaattgggtggccatggcatgctatgctaggtgttaaccatggtctatgaggtgcataaaatgatttagagaaatcatttatggtaagaaagagttctgataatattaagagttaatatcatgtctcattgccaattagtgatgagcctagtaagtcacacacatacacaagtaattaccaaattaaatatgatttaattaattaattaaagagtttaattgatgaattaaataggtttggtttgcaattagattgcaaagcccttgcatggcttgaaaccaaatttaggttaatggatgtatagataagttaaatttatacttaaagtgtttaaatatgaatttaattatgagaaattaattaatagagattaattaattaatttatatttgacataaattgattagaagaagagaaataattattttgggttgagaactcaaaattaagacacgggggtattttggtcatttcacaggatgacatgtggcaccatgagatggtgacacatggcactatacataagcttgccatttgtcttttaatcatgtaagatgatcaaagtcaagattaaatctaggtttgacacttggcacaatgtgattgggtcaattaaactaagagccaatcaaaaggtgacatgtggcaagggttttaagtggtgacctagctatataatgtgttattatgaaagagtaaaataacAAGGCTGCTattcttctttggtgccgccacccaaaggagcctctccctctcttcttcttcatctttcaccACTTCAAAGAGAAtgaccaacattctcttgaattaaaattgcgagaaatcatttctagtgtcctgtatacatttgtaatctctcaaaaggcaaaacctgaatttctaattgattggaaaggcttaagaagctgttcaaggggctgccattagtgatcttagtgtggacaagctagagggacaacatctggtgtcctaggagcatcccaaaggtgtcaaacataCTGCAGACCattaaaaaggttagtgcacttgttcttaatctaatctagggttctaatgaattaatcataattctaaaatcttaaatgacaaatgtagatccaaaaaatatattaaaagtattttaatatgttgtttatcattgaaattaaatagataaaaaagaattttgcatgatacatgtgaccctagatgaaaaatttttttgaattcaatgatctaaacttatatttttcatgcttctgctccatcaattggtatcagagccactatatttgctatatgatttaattgtgtgatttgatcatgaggttattgattcattgctggttgtaaaGCAAAGGTGGCGGCTTAATGAAGAACACCATGGTGCACATGGCTGTTTGGACTTGTTTGTGGCtttggtttcaaggcccataattagggccatgactaattaaagtgtttaattaagagttttaatcacacaattaaattttgattcaaatttgaatttttaaatttgtttgaatatgattcaaatctgaatttttaaatttatttgaatcttattcaaatctgaatttttaagttgaatatgagatattcaatttaatttaagtatgtatattttatttaattgttaaatagtgatatgaataatggatgatcatggacaataaaagaccaatgtgattgaatttattttttttatgtttctttgggttgtaaattaattaatttattttaatttattttggggcatgtattataaaggttgtaatattttgggttgtaatttcatttatttagttcttgtaaattcgtcttggtatgccaaggattactatgtaattggattgcaagaagatcaaggaggtcaagagcattggtgagaccagtgggaggaattcaagatcaagtgttgattatgtactccttcagcaactcttgtaatatgaatgaatgaaatgcacctaggaatgccttgattcaattcttggtggctcagaattaaattccctagaaagtccatgatcatactatatttattatccatgaatgcatgagatgtatgagaatgtgtgcaagtatatgatatatgcatgctaattggatattgtgcaaagtgagaccttaatagtaattagaacgatcacaaaatctttcaaaaaaatgattaagttggaaaatatataattaaagtaattataacatgggccctccgttggggcaattattttaagaaatttcaaatagttgcatatgatgtaattaatttaagagattttcttaagaataattgttaagcatgagatgttgtaaatatgtaaatggtttggtggccaataatggatgtgcctgaggacattaaaattatttgcatgtttactggctcaataggatcaacttaactaatgcaagataagccaatattggatgtgcatgagattttgagcattaggggctaggtaaaggattgaacctcacatgagatgtgatgggcaaggagttgctcacttatagtttattgaaattccaataatggatgtgcctgagaatgatcaataagattataaaaattcaatcacccactataaatccatccaactagaatttctgttttctactttggaagtataggattcgctaagttagtgggaggaccaatttgattaaaagaccataatcattttggttaattgcatgatacatttactaattaatctagttattttctgtagttaattttctgataataatgagcatagaacaaccactaccatctaatatccttacaagtatacttgatcgcaataggttgacaggacctaatctatctgattggctaaaaaatttgaaacttgtcctgaaccttgaacatttaggatatgttctatactcacaggttcctggtcccttacctccagaggccacataagaggaacatgaaactttagacaagtggaaggagcatgatatgagagccaagtgttacatgcttgcttctatgagtaatgagttacagaagtagcatgaaaacatgcagagtgcgagtaagatcctccttcacctgcaagagttgtatggtgagcacagcaggaatgctaggtatgagatatctagacaactgttccgcatgaggatgtctgagggacagaatattggggatcatgtccacaagatgattcggctgattgagcagctggaacatcttgactttaacatggatttctaactgcaaacggatttgatccttcagtccctacctgagtcatttgagaattttgtgacaaatttctacatgactaaataggaatgcaccttggctggtttactcaacatgctggttattgcccaaaagaatatgccgggcaataaaggaaaagaggtagctttgattgcatcttcttttgctggaaagtccaacaagaagaagggcaataagaaaaagaaacctcagattcctggtccttctaagaaaatagctaaacagaaagggaagactaaagctgatagaggcaaaggaaagtgtttccactgccagcaggatgggcactagaaaagaaactgcccagggtatcttgcttctctgaaggacaagaaggatacatctttggaaggtatgtccatatctttttatttagattctgacgatactcatagttcatctataacttgggttttagatactggtgctagttctcatatttcttatgatatgcaggaactagcaaacagtagcagcttgcgttctcaagatgttagactccggattggcaatggctcaactgttgaaactttagccatatgatctaaatctttttacatgtttagacatattttgtgttaggataattttttatatgtacctgatgcttttaagaacatcatttctataactagtttgactagaaatggctacgaatttcagttcacagataatgtttgcaatatttattttagaaataaatatattggttcgggttatatgaatgatggtctttattatttggataataataacaagcacaaaatgaatgcaagcgatctaaatgaatgcaatgccatggtgaaaatcaactcaagttcaaaatatatttaacacttaaggttaggtcatgttgcagaagataggattgcaaaattgaagaaaatggggattctatcctcattgggttctgaaactATTCCAACCTGTGAATtctaccttcagggcaaaatgactagatcaccctttgtaggacaagggctaagagctgaaaatattttggagctaatacatagtgatgtatgtagtccatttaaaaaaatagctagaggcggttttcattattttattacctttactgataataaatcaaggtttgggtatttgtatttgatgaaatacaaacatgaatcctttgaaaaattcaaaaaatttaaatctgaagtagaaaatcaaacaggaaagagtattaaagctcttctatCATATCgttgaggtgaatacttgagtactgaattttatgaatacttgagagagcacggcattatttcccaactgactcctccagaaacaccacagctgaatggtgtatcgagAGGAGAAATCgcacctattggatatggtacgtagtatgatgagctatactgatatgtcaatctccttttgaggatttacattagaatcagctttgcatattctgaataggattccatcaaaatcagtatcttccacaccttatgagatatggcatagaaaaaaaccaagtcttaagcatgttaagatttaggattgtccagcttatatcaaaaagctgaacactaataaattggaaaccggatcagaaaagggtcgatttgttggatatccaaaagatagttttggatattatttttatttgcttacatcacaaaaaggttgtggtaagtagagatgccatatttcttgaacaataatttgttcaagaaggaggcaaaggaaggcaaatagagttagaattggagaattctgactaaccaacagatcagatgaatATAGATCTATCtactcaacctacacctattgatgaaacatctacagttgttcctcgtagaacaatcagggtatctcaccctccagtgagatatgatttccttcataaagaagaacaagagttgtctgctcatgaagaagtaaatcatggagatgatccacttacctatgaagaagctatatcagatatagactcttcaaaatggattgatgctatgaaatccgagattgattccatgtataggaatcaagtttgggatcttgttgacctacctgaaggtattgtacctatagggaacaaatgggttttcaaaaagaaaattggttctaatgaaaaggtagagacctataaagcaaagctagtagcgaaaaggatttcgccaaaggcaaggaattaacTATGAGAAAACTTTCTCGCctcttgccatgcttaaatcaattaggattctattagcaatagctacatactatgattatgagatttggcagatggatgtcaaaatagtttttctcaatggatacattaaagaaaacattttaatgaaacaacctaggggttttgaatcccaagatggttccaaagtatgcaagctaaagcgatccatttatgggttaaaataagcttcgaggagttagaacatccatttgatgatgccattaagtcatttggttttattaaaaatgaggatgagccatgtgtatataagaaggttagtgataatgctatcactttccttgtcttatatgtggatgatattctgttgatgggtaatgacacaggtatgttgacaactataaaggtatggttgtcaaatacattctccatgaaagacttaagggagacaacctatattcttgggattcgcatctatagagatagagcgaaaagaataattagtttatcccaaagtctatacttgaaaaatgtgttaaagaggtttaacatgcttgattccaagagaagattgttaccagtgagacatggtatccacctttctaaagagatgtctccaaagacacctgaagaaagagataaaatagccaggatttaatatgcttcggctattggaagtttaatgtatgcaatattgtgtactaggccggatatcgcatatgctgttagtttgactagcaggtatcaatacaatctaggtttggaacactggatagctgtaaagaatatccttaagtacttgagaaaaactaaggatttattcttaatatatggaggtggtgacttacaattggatggttatactgattctgattttcaatcagatatcgatgatagaaagtctacctctgggtatgtgttcatttgtaatggaggtgcagtcagtgaaagaattccaaacagagtacaactgtagattccactaccgaggctgagtatattactgcatcagatgctccaaagaaagctgtttggataaagaagtttgtgacagaacttgtagtagtttcttccattgagtcagcagttccactttactgtgacaacaatggagcagtcatacaggctaagaaaccccggtctcaccagaaatctaaacacatagaaaggcgctaccacattatcaaagagataattgggcgaggcgatgtagccatgcagaaaatagcatcagctgaaaatccagctgatccattcactaagcctatgtcacaaactcagctagaccaatATCTTGAGAAgacgggtctaagatattgtaatgaatggctctagtgctagtgggagattattaatagtatgtcctagagtatatcatatagtatgtatcttgtacatgttttattaataaaaggcattcacttttctgtttacataatatatttatgtataatagaaaaagtccattgatattttgttagaaattcttttcttaagttgttaaggatatgagtgatagtatttctaccacaaagtatcataaattggtttacaatcgacaatacttcacacaggacatgacttatccagaaagattatgttcatatttgttcccaatgtatttatataaggtataaataagatggaatggtgagtctcataccatataacaaacatgataggcacttatgcatgataagtaggccaaaccactgacatttatgacaagcacatggagtttactcttgtcaatatattatcataaatcatataagtgcatataatctttagacctgagatagcacagttatcttgtatataggtggtttgagtttgatactgctttcatacttgtactgtatgggtatatgggcatgtgttggcttactagttatatatggagataggtgttgatcaagatggaatcataccctaagtaaatagggataaaatcctatgttcatttaattattcttgatgtttcaagttcctgccgaTCTGAGATAGATTTAATcgtaaaagagtttttgatgagaaaatctttttaatcaagaactgaaattaaaagagaacataatattcatagcaaatggggtttgacataaaccgtgactccagctcgaattggaattttataacagagagattctagtgcatggtaacatatgattataggttcatttaaggtaaatcctattactgattggatggccatggcatgttatactaggtgttaaccatagtctatgaggtgcataaaatgatttagagaaatcatttatggtaagaagagttctgatgatattaagagttgatatcatgtctcattgccaattagtgatgagcctagtaagtcacacacatatacaagtaatcaccaaattaaatatgatttaattaattaattaaagagtttaattgattaattaaataggtttggtttgcaattagattgcaaagttcctagcatgaatgtatagtataagttaaatttatatttaaagtgcttaaatatgaatttaattatgagaaattaattaataaatattaattaattaatttatatttgatataaattaattagaagaagagaaataattattttgggttgagaactcaaaattaagacacaggggtattttgatcatttcacagggtaacatgtggcacaatgagatggtgacacatgacactatacataagcttgtcatttgtcttttaatcatgtaagatgatcaaagttaagattaaatctaggtttgacacttggcacaatgtgattgggtcaattaaactaagagccaatcaaaatgtgatatgtggcaagggttttaagtagtgacgtagctatataatgtgttgttatgaaatagtaaaataacaaggttgttgttcttctttggtgccgccacccaaaggagcctctccctctcttcttcttcgtctttcaccaattcaaagagaatggccaacattctcttgaattaaaattactagaaatcttttctagtgtcttgtatacatctgtaataggcaaaacctgaatttctaattgattggaaaggcttgagatgctgttcaaggggctgccattagtgatcttggtgtggacaagctagagggacaacatttggtgtcctaggcgcattccaaaggtgccaaacacaatgcAGTGCATAAAAaatgttagtgcacttgttcttgatctaatctaggattctaataaattaatctgttaattctaaaatcttaaatagcaaatatagatccaaaaaatatattaaaagtgttttaatatgctatttatcatcgaaatcaaatagataaaaatgaatcttgcatgatgcatgtgaccttacataaaaaaattttctgaattcaattatctaaacttatattttttataCTTCCGCTCCATCAAGTTTTAGGTGACAATATTCTATTCAGttgtttgatttaaatttaatGTTTCATGTTTAGTGGTTGTTGTAAAAAGGGGTTCATGTCACCACCAATGTATGATAGTTGATTTTCTTATGAAACGACTTAAATCGAGAACAATTAATAATGCTTGATCAGCAATTTTAAATCGAATAAGACAATATTTAACACTaagtaatataaattttttttttgcaattcagaaaaaaaaaaaaaaaaaacactaccgCTTATGATTTACTCACTCATTCTAGCTAATACCTTCAATAGTTATTAGAttactattttaacaatt
Encoded here:
- the LOC110666996 gene encoding gibberellin 20 oxidase 1-like: MAIDCIKAMPSIPQHHPKEECKDDQKPIVFDARVLSYQSSIPQQFIWPDHEKPNVNAPELPVPLIDMGGFLSGDPVAAMEASKLVGEACQKHGFFLVVNHGVDRQLIADAHRYMDNFFELPLSEKQRAQRKIGEHCGYASSFTGRFCSKLPWKETLSFSYSAEENSAKLVQDYFHKTMGESFAELGKVYQDYCESMSTLSLGIMELLGMSLGVSKAHFREFFEDNDSIMRLNYYPPCQKPDLTLGTGPHCDPTSLTILHQDRVGGLQVFVDNEWRSISPNFEAFVVNIGDTFMALCNGRYKSCLHRAVVNSETQRKSLAFFLSPKSDKMVTPPTELVDSCNPRIYPDFKWATLLEFTQKHYRADMKTLEMFTNWLQQRK